In one Lolium rigidum isolate FL_2022 chromosome 3, APGP_CSIRO_Lrig_0.1, whole genome shotgun sequence genomic region, the following are encoded:
- the LOC124699748 gene encoding protein NRT1/ PTR FAMILY 4.4-like — translation MDVESSRQQGPKGDSNSIAAASEVFVDWRGRPCEPQKHGGMKAAVFVLGIQAFEIMAIAAVGNNLITYVFNEMHFPLSKSANIVTNFIGTVFLLSLLGGFLSDSYLGSFWTMLIFGFVELSGFILLAVQAHLPQLRPPACNMMAAASSSAEQCEEVGGVKAGIFFAALYLVALGSGCLKPNIIAHGADQFRRRGGDDGKRLSSYFNAAYFSFCVGEMVALTLLVWVQTRSGMDVGFGVSAGAMGIGLVSLVAGVFFYRNKPPQGSICTPIAKVLVAAVIQRKQVCPASTSTVQPFTGTCAREILLDTPSIRRINKFMFLDKACVKPQDGGSSKESAWGLCTAAEVEQVKVLLCVVPIFACTIVFNTILAQLQTFSVQRGSAMDTRPAGSFHVPPPSLRAIPYIMLIALVPAYEAVFVPAVRRLTGVSTGITPLQRIGVGLFTVTFSMVAAALVEARRHHTSVVGDGRALSIFWIAPQFLVFGLSEMFTAVGLIEFFYKQSLSGMQAFLTSMTYCSYSFGFYLSSVLVSLVNTVTSRNGGDGWLSNNDLDKDRLDLFYWLLAGLSILNFFNFLFWSRWYTNSVETVQVAGVGAYGGEERD, via the exons ATGGACGTGGAGTCGTCGAGGCAACAAGGTCCTAAGGGGGACTCCAACTCCATTGCTGCGGCCTCCGAGGTCTTTGTTGACTGGAGGGGCAGGCCTTGCGAGCCTCAAAAGCATGGAGGCATGAAAGCTGCTGTGTTTGTCCTAG GGATCCAGGCATTTGAGATCATGGCGATCGCGGCGGTGGGGAATAACCTCATCACCTACGTGTTCAACGAGATGCACTTCCCGCTGTCCAAGTCGGCCAACATCGTCACAAACTTCATCGGCACCgtgttcctcctctccctcctcggcGGCTTCCTCTCCGACTCCTACCTCGGCAGCTTCTGGACCATGCTCATCTTTGGCTTCGTTGAGCTCTCT GGGTTTATACTGCTGGCGGTGCAGGCGCACCTGCCGCAGCTCCGGCCGCCAGCGTGCAACATGATGGCGGCGGCGAGCAGCAGTGCGGAGCAGTGCGAGGAGGTGGGCGGGGTGAAGGCGGGTATCTTCTTCGCGGCACTGTACCTGGTGGCGCTGGGCAGCGGGTGCCTGAAACCCAACATCATCGCGCATGGCGCCGACCAGTTTCGTCGCcggggcggcgacgacggcaagcGGCTCTCCAGCTACTTCAACGCGGCCTACTTCAGCTTCTGCGTGGGCGAGATGGTGGCGCTCACCCTGCTCGTCTGGGTGCAGACGCGGTCTGGAATGGACGTCGGCTTCGGGGTCTCCGCCGGTGCCATGGGGATCGGCCTCGTCAGCCTCGTCGCCGGCGTCTTTTTCTACCGGAACAAGCCGCCTCAGGGCAGCATCTGCACGCCCATAGCAAAG GTCTTGGTCGCCGCGGTAATACAGAGGAAGCAAGTGTGCCCAGCGTCGACATCCACCGTGCAGCCCTTCACCGGTACCTGTGCCCGTGAGATCCTTCTCGACACCCCTAGCATCCGCCGCATCAACAAGTTCAT GTTCTTAGACAAGGCCTGCGTCAAACCGCAGGACGGTGGCAGTAGCAAGGAGAGCGCGTGGGGGCTATGCACGGCGGCCGAGGTGGAGCAGGTGAAGGTGCTGCTGTGCGTTGTGCCCATCTTCGCCTGCACCATTGTCTTCAACACCATCCTTGCGCAGCTGCAGACCTTCTCGGTGCAGCGAGGTAGCGCCATGGACACCCGCCCGGCCGGCTCCTTCCACGTCCCGCCGCCGTCGCTCCGTGCCATCCCCTACATCATGCTCATCGCGCTCGTCCCGGCGTACGAGGCGGTCTTCGTGCCTGCCGTACGCCGCCTGACGGGAGTCAGCACCGGCATCACACCGCTCCAGCGGATCGGGGTCGGCCTCTTCACCGTCACCTTCTCCATGGTGGCCGCCGCACTCGTCGAGGCCCGCCGCCACCACACCTCCGTCGTTGGAGACGGGAGAGCGCTCTCCATCTTCTGGATCGCGCCGCAGTTCCTGGTGTTCGGGTTGTCGGAGATGTTCACAGCCGTGGGGCTCATCGAGTTCTTCTACAAACAGTCGCTCTCCGGCATGCAGGCCTTCCTTACCTCCATGACCTACTGCTCCTACTCTTTCGGCTTCTACCTCAGCTCCGTGCTGGTTTCGCTCGTCAACACGGTGACCTCGAGGAACGGCGGCGATGGCTGGCTCAGCAACAATGACCTCGACAAGGACAGGCTCGACCTCTTCTACTGGCTCCTCGCCGGGCTCAGCATCCTTAACTTCTTCAACTTCCTCTTCTGGTCGAGGTGGTACACCAACAGCGTCGAGACGGTGCAGGTAGCCGGCGTTGGAGCCTATGGTGGTGAAGAGCGGGATTAG